Below is a window of Variovorax sp. TBS-050B DNA.
TTTTCAGCACGCTGAACCAGAGCCTCGGCAAGCCGCAGGTCGTCACTTGGCTGCAGCTCGGCTCGCTGGGCGTGAAGCTGCCGCTGTCGATCTGGTTCACCTTCGGCGGCGCGGGTCTGCCCGCGATGGGCCTGGTGGGCTGTGCCTGGGCCACGCTGTGCGTGAACTGGGCCATGCTGGCGTGCGCGGCATGGCTGCTGCGCAGCAGCAGCTTCTACCGCGACTACCGGCTCTGGGAACGCATCGAGGCGCCCGACTGGCGCCAGATCGGCCAGTTCGCGCGCCTCGGCGTACCCGGCGGGCTCGCGGTGCTGGTGGAAGTGACCTCGTTCACGCTGATGGCCCTGTTCATCGCGCGCCTCGGCACCGCCGCGGCGGCCGCGCACCAGATCGCATCGAACCTGCTGGCGGTCGCCTACATGGTGCCGCTGTCGCTCGCCATCGCCACCAGCGCGCGCGTGAGCTTCTGGCTCGGCGCCGGCCAAGCGCTGAGGGCGCGGCGCGCCTGTCGGCTCGGCTTCGAACTCACCGCGCTGTGCGGGCTGTTCTTCGCGGGCGCGATGGTGGCGTTGCGCTTCAGGCTGGCCCATGTCTATTCGGACAACCCGGCCGTGGTCGCGCTCGCCGCCGCATTGCTGCTGGTGGTGGCGGCCTACCACTTCGCCGACGCACTGCAGACGCTGTGCGTGTTCGTGCTCCGAAGCTACCGCGTCACGCTCGTACCGCTGCTCGTCTATTGCGCCCTGCTCTGGGGCTTCGGACTCGGCGGAAGCTACCTGCTGGCCTACCGCGGCCTGGGCCCCTGGCCCGCCATGCAGTCGCCGCTCGCGTTCTGGCTCATGAGCGCGGGGGCGCTGGCGGTCACGGCCGTGCTGTTCGGCCTGCTGCTGCGCTGGACGATGCGGCGCTCGCTGCCGGCGCCTGCTGCCGCAGGCTAGGCCGAGGACTTCGCGAGCACGCGCGCTTCGCGCACGCGGCTCGCGGGGAAAACGAGTGCGAAGCGCGAGCCCTTGCCCACCGTGCTCTCGATGCGCAGTTCGGCGCCGTGCCGCTGGGCGATGTGCTTGACGATCGCGAGCCCCAGCCCGGTGCCGCCGGTCTCGCGCGAGCGGCTGCGATCGATGCGATAGAAGCGCTCGGTGAGGCGCGGAATGTGCTCGGCGGCAATGCCGGGGCCGGTGTCGCGCACCGCGTACTCGCCGCGGCCGTCGGGCAGCAGCCGCCAGCTCACCGCGACCTCGCCGCCGCCCGGGGTGTAGCGGATGGCGTTGCTCAGCAGGTTCGACATGGCGCTCTGGAGCTCGGTCGTCGCGCCCGAGAGCTCGGACTCGGCGCCGACCTCGAAGGACAGCCGGTGCCCGAGCGGTGCGAGCCGCCCGGAGAGGCCGCGCCCCTCGTCTTCGCACTGGGCCAGCAGTGCACGCACGCGCACCCACTGGTTGCCCGACGGCGCTGCACTGCCTTCGAGGCGCGACAGCGTGAGCAGGTCGTTCACCAGCGTTTCCATGCGGTGCGACTGCTGGCTCATGAGGGAGAGATAGCGCGCGCGTTCGTTCGCGTCGAGCGGCAGGTTCTGCAGCGTCTCGACGAAGCCCGCCAGCACGGTGAGCGGCGTGCGGATCTCGTGCGAGACGTTGGCCACGAAATCGCGCCGCATCGCCTCGGCCTGCTCGAGTGCCGTGATGTCGCGCGTGAGCAGCATGCGGCGGTTGCCGGCGTAGGGATGCACCTGCACCGAGAGCCGCATCGGATGACTGCGCTGATGCACCTGCGCGGGGCCGGGCGCGTCGATCACGACGTCGCGGCTGTAGTTCCACGAGGCGAGGTAGGCCACGAAGGCCGGGTCGCGCACGAGGTTGGCGAGATGCTGGAGAAGATCGCGTTCGGCATGGATGCCGAGCTGGTTCGCGGCGGTCTGGTTGCACCATTCGATGCGGCCCTGCTCGTCGAGCAGGATCACGCCGTTGGGCGATGCCTGGATGGCGGCGAGGAACTCCTGGAGCCGCTCCTCGGCCTGCCGCGTCTGCTGCTCGCGCTCCCGCAGCAGCTTGCGGATGCGTTCCGACAGCTCGCCCCAGACGCCGGGGCCGCGGCTCGGGAGGCCGGCAGCATCGTTGCGAAGCACGCGCAGCAGACGTTCGGCACGCCAGGCATCGAGCACCAGCCACAGCACCGCGCCGAGCCAGGCGCCGAGCCACCAGTACCGCCATCCCAGGAGCGCCGTCGCACCCGCCCCGACCAGGAGCGATGCTATGAGAAACGTAGCAACACGAAAAGGCATGGCGGGCGATTATCCGCGCCCGCGGCCGATGGAGACCACGCGCCTCAAACCGTGACCTGGGCGGTCAGGCGATAGCCGGCGCCGCGCACCGTCTCGACCATCGGCGAAGCGGCGCCCAGCGACTCGCGCAGCCGCTTCACGTGCACGTCGACCGTGCGCTCCTCGATGTAGACATGGTCGCCCCACACCTTGTCGAGCAGTTGCGCGCGGCTGTGCACGCGCTCGGCATGCTGCATCAGGTAGGCCAGCAGCTTGAATTCGGTCGGGCCGACCTTGAGCGGGTTGCCTTGCCAGGTCACGCGGTGCGTCGCGGTGTCGAGCACCAGTTCGCCGATCTCGACGCGCTCGGTCACGACTTCGGGCGCGCGGCGGCGCAGCACGGCGCGGATGCGCGCGAGCATTTCCTGGGTCGAGAAAGGCTTGGTGATGTAGTCGTCGGCGCCGGCGTCGAGGCCGGCCACCTTGTCGGGCTCGTCGCCGCGCGCCGTCAGCATCAGGATCGGGATGGCCTTGGTGCGCGCGTCCTTGCGCCACTGGCGTGCGAGCTGCAGGCCGCTCTGGCCCGGCAGCATCCAGTCGAGCAGGATCAGGTCCGGCAGGAAGGCTTCGATCTCGCGCTGTGCGGCGGCGCCGTCTTCCGACCAGATCGGCTCGAAGCCGTTGTGGCGCAGGTTGACGGCGATCAGCTCGGCGATCGAAGACTCGTCTTCGACGATCAGGACTCGGGGTTTCTTCATGCTTTCCAGGCTGCGCTCACTGCAGCGCCGATTCGATTTCCTGCATCGAAGTGTGCCGCACATCGGCGCCCTTGACGATGTAGATGATGAATTCGGCAATGTTCTTTGCGTGGTCGCCGATGCGCTCGATCGCCTTCGCGAGGAACAGCAGGTCGAGGCTGGCGGAGATGGTGCGGGGGTCTTCCATCATGTAGGTGACCAGCTTGCGCACGAAGCCGTCGAATTCCTTGTCGATCAGGTCGTCGTCCTTGAGGATCGACAGCGCCGCGGCCGTGTCGAGGCGCGCGAAGGCGTCGAGCGCGGTGCGCAGCAGGCCCGAGGCGAGGTCGGCGGCGATGCGCAGCTCGTTCGACGGCAGCGCGCGCGCCGAACCGCTCTCGATGATCGACTTGACCATGCGCGCGATCTTGTTGGCCTCGTCGCCCACGCGCTCGAGGTTGGCGGTGGTCTTGGAGATCGCGATCAGCAGGCGCAGGTCGCGTGCGGTCGGCTGGCGGCGCGCGATGATCGACGACAGCTCGCGGTCGATCTCGATCTCCATCGCGTTGACGCGCGTCTCGGTTTCCATCACGCGGTCGGCGGCCTCGGGGTCGAACTGCAGCAGCGCGTAGACGGCCTGATGGATCTGCGACTCGACCATGCCGCCGAGCTCCATCACGCGCGACGAGACGCCGTTGAGTTCGCTGTCGAACTGGCTGGAAAGGTGTTTCTCGGTCATGTTGTCTCCTTTGACTTCAACCGAAACGGCCGGTGATGTAGTCCTCGGTCTCCTTGCGCTGCGGCTTGAAGAACATCTGTTCGGTGGCGCCGAACTCGATCAGGTCGCCCAGGTACATGTAGGCGGTGTAGTCGCTGCAGCGCGCCGCCTGCTGCATGTTGTGCGTCACGATGACCACGGTGTATTCGTTCTTGAGTTCGGCGATCAGCTCCTCGATCTTCGCGGTCGAGATCGGGTCGAGCGCCGAGCAGGGTTCGTCGAGCAGCAGCACCTCGGGCTTGATCGCGATGCCGCGCGCGATGCACAGGCGCTGCTGCTGGCCGCCGGAGAGGCCCGAGCCGCTCTGCTGCAGCTTGTCGCGCACTTCGGTCCAGAGCGCGGCCTTCTTGAGCGCCCACTCCACGCGGTCGTCCATCTCGCTCGCGCTGAGATTCTCGAACAGCTTCACGCCGAACGCGATGTTGTCGTAGATCGACATCGGGAACGGCGTGGGCTTCTGGAACACCATGCCGACCTTGGCGCGGATCAGCGCCACGTCCTGCTTGGAGGTGAGCAGGTTCTCGCCGTCGAGCGCGATCACGCCCTCGGCGCGCTGCTCGGGATAGAGCTCGAACATGCGGTTGAAGGTGCGCAGCAGGGTCGACTTGCCGCAACCCGACGGACCGATGAAGGCCGTGACCTTGTTCTCGGGAATCTCGAGGTTGATGCCCTTGAGCGCATGGAACTTGCCGTAGTAGAAGTTCAGGTCCTTGACCGAGATCTTCGAGGGCGACGGTTGTGCGACGGTGTTTGGCATGGTGCTTCTTCTTGAATCAGAGTTTGTTGCGCGTCAGCACGCGCGCCAGGATGTTGAGTGCGAGCACCGCGACGGTGATCAGGAACACGCCGGCCCACGCCAGTTGTTGCCAGTTCTCGTAGGGGCTCATTGCGAACTTGAAGATCGTGACCGGCAGGCTGGCCATCGGCTGGCTCAGGTCGGAGGTCCAGAACTGGTTGTTCAGCGCGGTGAAGAGCAGCGGCGCCGTTTCGCCCGCGATGCGCGCCACGGCGAGCAGCACGCCCGTGACCACACCGGCGCGTGCGGCGCGCAGCGTGATGCTCAGGATCACCTTCCACTTCGGCGTGCCGAGCGCATAGGCCGCTTCACGCAGCCCGGGCGGCACCAGCTGCAGCATGTTCTCGGTGGTGCGGATCACCACCGGGATCACGATCAGCGCCAGCGCCAGCGCACCGGCCAGACCCGAGAAGGTCTTGAAGTACGCCACCACCACCGCATACACGAACAGGCCGATCACGATCGACGGTGCCGACAGCAGGATGTCGTTGACGAAACGCGTGACCGAAGCCAGCCAGCCCTTCGGGTTGTACTCCGCGAGGTAGATGCCGGCCATGATGCCGATCGGCGTGCCCACGAAGGTGGCGAGGAGCACCATCACGGAGGAGCCGAAGATCGCATTCGCGATGCCGCCCGCCTCGTTCGGCGGCGGCGTCATTTCGGTGAAGGTGGCGATCGCCAGGCCGCCGAGACCCAGGCGCAGCGTTTCCCAGAGGATCCAGATCAGCCAGAAGACGCCGAACGCCATCGCCGCGAGCGAGAGCGTCAGCGCGACCTTGTTGAGCCGGTTGCGCGCGGCGAACTTGGCCTGGCGCGCTTCGGAAATCGCCTTGGCATTCACGAGGTTCTGCGCGGTGCTCACGATTTGGTTCCTTCGCTCTTCTTCATCTGGGCCAGCAGCATCTTGGACAGCGACAGCACGACGAAGGTGATGAAGAACAGCACCAGGCCGAGATACATCAGCGCCGCCTGGTGCAGGCCCGCGCCGGCTTCGGCGAACTCGTTGGCCAGTGCCGAGGTGATGCTGTTGGCTGCCTCGAACACCGACAGCGAATTGAGTTGGTTCATGTTGCCGATCACGAAGGTGACCGCCATGGTTTCACCGAGCGCCCGGCCGAGGCCGAGCATGATGCCGCCGATCACGCCGGCCTTGGTGTAGGGCAGCACCACCTTGGAGACCACTTCCCAGGTCGTGGAGCCGAGGCCGTAGGCCGACTCCTTGAGCAGGGGCGGCGTCACCTCGAACACGTCGCGCATCACCGAGGCGATGAACGGGATGATCATGATCGCGAGGATGATGCCGGCCGACAGAATGCCGATGCCCACCGGCGGCCCGGACACCAGCGCGCCGAGGTAGGGCACGCCGCTGAGCAGCTTCTGCAGCGGCTGCTGCACCCAGGTGGAAAGGATCGGGCCGAACACCAGCAGGCCCCACATGCCGTAGACGATGGACGGCACCGCCGCGAGCAGTTCGATGGCCGTGCCCAGCGGGCGCTTGAGCCAGTTGGGCGACAGTTCGGTGAGGAACAGCGCGATGCCGAAGCTCACCGGCACCGCGATCACCAGCGCGATGATCGAGGTGGCCAGCGTGCCGTAGATCATGACCAGGCCGCCGTACTCGTTCTGCACCGGGTCCCACACGCTGCTCGTGAGGAAGCCCAGGCCGTATTTCGAGATGGCGGGCCAGGCGCCGGCGATCAGCGACAGCAGGATGCCGATCAGCATCGCGAGCGTCAGCAGCGCGGCGCCCTTGGCGGCCCAGCCGAACAGGCGGTCGGCCATCGGGCCCGAACGCGGCGCCTTCACGGGCTGGGGGGCGGCGGCGCGGCCGCGCTCGGCAGCGAGGTCGAGCGTGGAAGCGGAGGCAGGAAAAGTGGATGACACGGGTCGCTCCGACAAAGACGAAGGCGGCGCATCCTCGAGCGAAGTGCTGCTCATGGGTGCGCCGTCCGGGACTGGATGGATGGGCTTACTTGTAGGCGATCGGCTTGCCCGAAGCGTCCTTGATCTCACCCCATGCCTTGACGATCGTGGCCTTCACGGTGTCGGGCATCGGCACGTAGTCGAGCTCGTCGGCCGTCTTGTCGCCGCTCTTGTAGGCCCAGTCGAAGAACTTCAGCACGGTCGTCGCGTTGGCGGGCTTCTCCTGTGCCTTGTGCATCAGGATGAAGGTGGCGCCGGTGATCGGCCAGGCGTCCTTGCCGGCCTGGTTGGTCAGCACCTGGTAGAAGCTCTTGCTCCAGTCGGCGCCGGCGGCGGCGGCCTTGAACGCGGTGTCTTCGGGCGAGACGAAGTTGCCGGCCGCGTTCTGCAGCTGGGCGTAGGTCATCTTGTTCTGCTTGACGTAGGCGTACTCGACGTAGCCGATCGAGTTGGGCAGGCGGCCCACGAACGCGGCGACGCCTTCGTTGCCCTTGCCACCCGCGCCGGTGGGCCAGTTGACTGCCGTGCCTTCGCCGACCTTGGTCTTCCACTCGGCGTTGACCTTGCTCAGGTAGTTGGTGAACAGGAAGCTGGTGCCCGAACCGTCGGCGCGGCGGACCGGCGCGATGGCGGCGTCAGGCAGCGCCAGCGAACCGTTCAGCGCCTTGATGGCGGGGTCGTTCCACTTGGTGATCTTGCCGAGGTAGATGTCGCCCAGCACCTGGCCGTTGAGCTTCAGCTCGCCCGGCTTGATGCCCTGGATGTTCACGACGGGAATCACGCCGCCGATGACGGTGGGGAACTGCATCAGGCCCTTGGCCTGGAGGTCCTCGTCCTTCAGGGGGGCGTCGGAAGCGCCGAAATCGACGGTCTTGGCCTCGATCTGCTTGAGGCCGGCACCCGAACCGACCGACTGGTAGTTGATCTTGACGCCGGTGGCCTTGTTGAAGTCGGAAGCCCACTTGGCATAGAGCGGCGCCGGGAAGCTGGCGCCGGCACCCGTCACGTCCTGCGCGAAGGCGGGCACATGGGCGAAAGCCGCGGCCACGAGGCCGGCAGCTGCAAATTTGAACGTTGCTTTCATATCGCTTCCTTTAGAAGTAAGAAGTAGTCCCCCTTCGGGCTTGGACGGACTCTAGAAAGCTTGTGTGACATCGGTGTGACACCCTCCTGTCGAGGGAAATGCGGCTGTTTTCGATCGGGCTTGTGTGACGCTGTCACGGAACCGTCATGTGGCACGCCTAGCCTTCCGAAGCCCCCCGCCGACGACGAAGCCCACCGTTTGGGCGCTACGATCCCAGGCACTGCCCCCTCTCCACACAACTACATGCAAAACGGCACCCGCCTCGCCGCTGTCGATCTCGGATCGAACAGCTTCAGGCTCGAAATCGGCCAGGTCGACCACGGCCAGATCCATCGCACCGAATACCTCAAGGAGACGGTGCGCCAGGGCAACGGGCTCGACAGCGCCCGCAACCTCACGCCCGAAGCCATGCAGCGCGGCTGGGACGCCCTCGCCCGCTTCGGCGAGCGGCTGGCGGGCTTCAAGCGCTCGCAGGTGCGTGCCGTGGCCACCCAGACGCTGCGCGAGGCACGCAACCGCGAGGAATTCCTGCTGCGCGCGCGCACCATCCTGGGCTTCGGCATCGACGTGATCCCGGGCCGGGAGGAAGCCCGCCTGATCTACCAGGGCGTGGCGCACATGCTGCCGCACACCGATGCCTCGGACCGGGAACGGCGGCTCGTGGTGGACATCGGCGGACGGTCCACCGAAATGATCATCGGCCGTGCGCTGCAGGCCGAGCTGATGGAGTCGTACCGCGTGGGCAGCGTCGCCTGGTCGATGAAGCACTTCGCCGAAGGCCTGTTCACGCCCGCCGCATTTCGCGCCGCCGAGGTCGCGGCCAAGGCGGTGCTCGACGATGCACTTTCAGGCTACGGCCGCGAGCGCTGGGACGTCGCCTACGGCGCCTCGGGCACCATCGGCGCGGTGGGCGACGTGCTGGCCGCGGCCGGCGGCGAGCTGGGGCTGATCACGCGCGACGGACTCGACTGGCTGGTCGACCGGCTGCTCAAGGCCGGCAGCGCCGACAAGCTGCGCATCGACGGCATGCGCGAAGACCGCAAGGCCGTGATCGGCGGCGGCGTGAGCGTGCTTCGCGCGGTGTTCGACCTGCTCGGCATCGAGGAAATGAAGGTCGCCCAGGGCGCCCTGCGCCACGGCGTGCTCTATGAGCTGCTGGAGCGCGACGAAAGCGTGGCCGACCTGCGCACCGCCACCGTCGCGCGGCTCGCGAGCCGGTTCTCGGTCGATGCGGCGCAGGCCCGGCGCGTGGGCGACACCGCGGCGGCGCTGTTCGTGCAGCTCATGCCCGCGGCGCGCGGGGGCAGCACCGGCACCCGTGCCGGCCGCGCGCTGCGCAAGCTCGGGTGGGCCGCCCAGTTGCACGAGATCGGCACGCTGGTGTCGCACAGCGACTATCACAAGCACGGCGCCTACATCCTCGACAACACCGATGCGCCCGGCTTTGCCGTGAACGAGCTGCATGCGCTCGCGCAACTGGTGCTGGGGCAGCGCGGCAAGCTGCGCAAGCTCGATGCCGCGCTCGAGGACGAGACCTTCGTGATGCAGCTGCTCTCGCTGCGCCTCGCCGTCATCCTGTGCCACGCGCGCCGCGATCCCGACGTCCGGGCGCTGAATCTGGTGGCACTGGGTGCCCGCGCCTTCACGATCGCCTGCGCACCGGACTGGGCGGAGGCCTATCCGCAGTCGGCCCACCTGCTGCGGGAGGAAGTGCTGGCCTGGCAGAAGACCAGCAGCTGGCGCGTCGAACTCAGCTGAACGCCAGGTGCTCCCCTTCGCGGGCGCACCGGAACCGGCTCACCGGGCTTCGGTCCGCGCCGCGAGCTGCGACGACGCGTCCTGGCCGAACATGCCGGCATAGGCCGGCTGGAGGATCTGCGAGAGCCCGCGGCGCAGGCCGTCCTGGGCCTTGGCGGTGTCCTGCAGCAACCCGTCGTAGGCCAGGAAGGCCGGCTCTTCGAGGTCGGACGTGTGCGTGGTCTGGAACAGCACCGCCTGCTGCTCGTTCTTCAGCGACTGTTCGATCGCAACGAAGGGCTTGTAGCTCGACGTGATGTCGGGCGCCCCGTAGGTGGTGGTGACGCGAACCACCAGGGTGCTGTAGCCCGGGGTCGGCTGGAAGTCGGGCACCTGCAGCACGTCGAGCAACCGGTCCACGCGCGGCACGGGGGTGATGCGGACTTCGCGGCCGCCCGCGCGCAGGCGCGCCGCGAGCAGCTCCGCGAAATGCCGGTTGAGCGAAGCCGCCCCGCTCTTCTTGACCGCGGTGGTGAACTCCCCGCTGCGCCGCTCGATGCGGTCTTCGCGCGTGACGCGGGTGCCGACCTCCACGCCCAGCGCGACCAGCGTGCCGACCGGTCCGAAGACCCCGGCCCAGCCCACGATCGCCGAGCCGCCGCCGTCCATGACCGTCAGCCGATCCTCGTCGTTGTAGACGAGTTCGATCTTCGTGACCGAACGCGTGAGGTCGTGGCGGACCTGCGGGGCGGCATCGGGCGCGTGCGTGGCGGCACAACCCGGCAGGAGAAGAAGAACGGCTGCTGCAGACAGCAGGGAAACCAGCGTTTTCATGGGCGCTCGCGGTGGAAGGCGGCTGCGCCAGCCCGCCATCCGATGCCCGCTGACTCGCGGCGCCCAAGGCGTTTGCCGTGCAATCGCCTTGTGGTTGTAAGTTATCGATGCAAGTTGTGACTAAATGCATCTGGCACAGTCATTGTGCCTACATACCGCTGCCGCGTCCCCATGAAATTCGTCAATTAGTTTACAGATCTGAGCGAATTCTTCGCTCCGACGCAGGCTCAGATCAGCTCGGGCGACTGCACCGTGACGACCACGGTCTGCACGTCGCCGTCGCGCTCGCGGGTGCGGATCCACCACAGCGCGCCCTTGCGGACCGGACAGCTGTCCTGCTTGAGCCCGAGCAGCAGCGAGATCGCCTGCCCCACCGACGGCTGATGGCCGACCATCAGCACGACCGACTTGCCGTTGGGCCACCCGGCCGCAGCCAGCATGGCCTCGGCATTGGTGTCGGGTGCGAGCTCCGAGCGCAGCTTGTACTTGCGGCCGAGCGCGAGCACGGTCTGCTCGCAACGCCGCGCCGGGCTGCAGATGATGCGCGTGCCGTCGGGCAATTGCCGGTCGAGCCAGCTCGCCATGCGCTTGGCCTGCTTCTCGCCGCGGGGCGTCAACGAACGCTGCAGGTCGTCGCAGCCCTCGGTCCAGTCCTCGGCTTCGGCATGGCGCCAGAAGATCAAGTCCATGGTCATCGTCTTTCGATCGTCAGTTGCCCGATGCATCGGGGTGATGCCCTCGCGATGCATAACGATTCATGAGCGCGGTCTGCGCTCCGTGCGCCTCGATGGCCCGCGAGGCGCCGGTCTCCCCGGCGTGAGTGTCGTGGTCCACGCGGGTGTAGATGCCGTCGCCGCCGAGGTCCCAGGCGTCGCGGCCGTCGTGCAGGTAGGCCACCAGGCATTCGTCGATCAGGCGCTGGCGCAGGCTGGGATCGGTCACCGGCCACGCGAGTTCGACCCGGCGCATCATGTTGCGGTTCATCCAGTCGGCGCTCGACAGATAGAGCGATTCCTCCTCGCCCACGCGGAAATAGAAGACTCGCGAATGCTCGAGGAAGCGCCCGATCACCGAGCGCACGCGGATGTTGTCGGTCAGCCCCGCCACCTGCGCCGGCAGCGTGCACGCGCCGCGCACGATCAGGTCGATCTTCACGCCGTTCTGCCCGGCGCGGATCAGAGCCGCCACGAGCTCCTCGTCGGTCAGCGCATTCATCTTGGCGACGATGCGCGTGGGCTCGCCGGTGGCGGCCGCGAGGCTCAGCGCATCGATCTGCGCCACGAGGTTGCGGTGCAGGTCGAAGGGCGCGAGCCACATGCGGTTGAGCTTCGGCAAGCGGCTCTGGCTGGCCAGATGGACGAACACCGCCTCCATGTCGGCGGTCAGCAGCGGATCGGCCGTGAGATGGCTGATGTCGGTGTAGAGCCGGGCGGTGCGCGGGTTGTAGTTGCCGGTGGACAGGTGCCCGTAGCGGCGCATCTGCTTGCCCTCGCGGCGTGTCACCAGCAGCATCTTGGCGTGCGTCTTGAGGCCGACCACGCCGTAGACCACCTGCGCGCCGATGGACTCGAGCATCTCGGCCCAGTTGATGTTGGCTTCCTCGTCGAAGCGGGCCTTGAGCTCCACCACCACCGTCACTTCCTTGCCGCGGCGCACTGCCTCGCGCAGCAGGTCCATGAGTTCCGAATCGGCGCCGGTGCGGTAGATGGTCTGCTTGATCGCGAGCACCTGCGGGTCTTCCACGGCTTCCCGCAGGAAGGCCAGCACGCCGTCGAAGCTCTCGAAGGGCTGGTGGATCAGCACGTCGCCGCGCTGCAGGCGCTCGAAGAAGGACTGCGCGGGCGAGAGCGTGACCGGATAGGAGGCGGTGTAGGGCGGAAAGCGCAGCTGCGGCTCTTCGAGCAGGTCGATCAGCTGCGTGAGCCGCGCGAGGTTGACCGGGCCATGCACGCGGTAGAGCGCCTGCGGCGGCAGGTTGAACTGCGCGAGCAGGAAGCTCGCGAGCGACTCGGCGCAGCTCGCCGACACCTCGAGCCGCACGGCCTGTCCGAAATGGCGGTGCTGCAGCCCCTGGCGCAAGGCGGTGCGCAGGTTCTTGACGTCTTCCTCGTCCACCGCGAGGTCGGAATGGCGCGTCACGCGGAACTGCGAGAAATCGCCGACCTCGCGTCCGGGGAACATGCCCGACAGGTGCGCGCGCACCACGCTCGAGAGCGCCACGAACAGCGTCTTGCCGTCCGAGACCTTGGCCGGCATGCGGATCACCCGCGGCAGCACGCGCGGCACCTTGACGATCTGGATCGGGTTCTCGCGGCCGAAGGCATCCTTGCCGCCGAGCCGCACGATGAAGTTGAGCGACTTGTTGGCGACCTGCGGAAACGGATGCGCCGGGTCCAGCCCCACGGGAATCAGCAGCGGCCGCACCTCGCGCTCGAAATACTCACTGACCCACTTGCGCTGCGCCGGGGTGCGCTCGCCGTGCGAGACGATGTGGATGCCGTGGGTCGCGAACGTCGGCATCAGCTCGTCGTTGTAGAGCGCGTACTGGCGCGCCACCAGCGCATGCGCCGTCTCGGCGAGGCGCTCGAACGAACCGACCGTGTAGGCGCCC
It encodes the following:
- a CDS encoding Ppx/GppA phosphatase family protein; translated protein: MQNGTRLAAVDLGSNSFRLEIGQVDHGQIHRTEYLKETVRQGNGLDSARNLTPEAMQRGWDALARFGERLAGFKRSQVRAVATQTLREARNREEFLLRARTILGFGIDVIPGREEARLIYQGVAHMLPHTDASDRERRLVVDIGGRSTEMIIGRALQAELMESYRVGSVAWSMKHFAEGLFTPAAFRAAEVAAKAVLDDALSGYGRERWDVAYGASGTIGAVGDVLAAAGGELGLITRDGLDWLVDRLLKAGSADKLRIDGMREDRKAVIGGGVSVLRAVFDLLGIEEMKVAQGALRHGVLYELLERDESVADLRTATVARLASRFSVDAAQARRVGDTAAALFVQLMPAARGGSTGTRAGRALRKLGWAAQLHEIGTLVSHSDYHKHGAYILDNTDAPGFAVNELHALAQLVLGQRGKLRKLDAALEDETFVMQLLSLRLAVILCHARRDPDVRALNLVALGARAFTIACAPDWAEAYPQSAHLLREEVLAWQKTSSWRVELS
- the ppk1 gene encoding polyphosphate kinase 1 codes for the protein MESAPAGPPVAASAFKLLDRDHSILSFNERVLDWARRPEVPLIERLRYLCIVSSNLDEFFEVRAAPHLIARGAGDQKGAYTVGSFERLAETAHALVARQYALYNDELMPTFATHGIHIVSHGERTPAQRKWVSEYFEREVRPLLIPVGLDPAHPFPQVANKSLNFIVRLGGKDAFGRENPIQIVKVPRVLPRVIRMPAKVSDGKTLFVALSSVVRAHLSGMFPGREVGDFSQFRVTRHSDLAVDEEDVKNLRTALRQGLQHRHFGQAVRLEVSASCAESLASFLLAQFNLPPQALYRVHGPVNLARLTQLIDLLEEPQLRFPPYTASYPVTLSPAQSFFERLQRGDVLIHQPFESFDGVLAFLREAVEDPQVLAIKQTIYRTGADSELMDLLREAVRRGKEVTVVVELKARFDEEANINWAEMLESIGAQVVYGVVGLKTHAKMLLVTRREGKQMRRYGHLSTGNYNPRTARLYTDISHLTADPLLTADMEAVFVHLASQSRLPKLNRMWLAPFDLHRNLVAQIDALSLAAATGEPTRIVAKMNALTDEELVAALIRAGQNGVKIDLIVRGACTLPAQVAGLTDNIRVRSVIGRFLEHSRVFYFRVGEEESLYLSSADWMNRNMMRRVELAWPVTDPSLRQRLIDECLVAYLHDGRDAWDLGGDGIYTRVDHDTHAGETGASRAIEAHGAQTALMNRYASRGHHPDASGN
- a CDS encoding histidine phosphatase family protein; translation: MDLIFWRHAEAEDWTEGCDDLQRSLTPRGEKQAKRMASWLDRQLPDGTRIICSPARRCEQTVLALGRKYKLRSELAPDTNAEAMLAAAGWPNGKSVVLMVGHQPSVGQAISLLLGLKQDSCPVRKGALWWIRTRERDGDVQTVVVTVQSPELI